The following proteins are co-located in the Streptomyces sp. NBC_00435 genome:
- a CDS encoding CDP-alcohol phosphatidyltransferase family protein yields MHAPAQDAGPPHTKARTSLSVKEVRRIACKERDAWWTVALVDPLAVPLVRWTDRHTRITPDQVTWAAFLVGLGAAACFAQGTRNWLAVGALLYHASFVLDCVDGKLARLQGSGSLFGGWLDFMLDRLRVMCCTVALFGAQWVLRDDPRYLLLALAVVFLDMFRYLDSTKVNQVRADMRAQVSGHPAFEETAPPVFIEHLQRDRRQRGADLPPPEGEVIDLHEEFRGTYPWYLTARDFLMRSRIRPHLISGVEFQMAVFIVGPAAGHLAAPVAVAGIGLLVFEVFVVHKLLLSTRDFTQTMRRLDAVPPPRGPVEGPLRDSTGADAGACAAAVAG; encoded by the coding sequence ATGCATGCGCCTGCTCAGGACGCCGGGCCGCCTCACACCAAGGCGCGAACATCACTCAGCGTGAAGGAGGTGCGCCGGATCGCCTGCAAGGAACGGGACGCCTGGTGGACCGTGGCGCTGGTCGATCCGCTCGCGGTGCCCCTCGTCCGCTGGACCGACCGCCACACCCGGATCACCCCGGACCAGGTCACCTGGGCCGCGTTCCTCGTAGGGCTGGGCGCCGCCGCCTGTTTCGCCCAGGGGACCCGGAACTGGCTGGCGGTCGGCGCGCTGCTCTACCACGCCAGTTTCGTCCTCGACTGCGTGGACGGGAAGCTGGCACGGCTCCAGGGCAGTGGCAGTCTGTTCGGCGGCTGGCTGGACTTCATGCTGGACCGCCTGCGCGTGATGTGCTGCACGGTCGCGCTGTTCGGAGCGCAGTGGGTCCTGCGGGACGATCCCCGCTACCTCCTGCTCGCGCTCGCGGTGGTCTTCCTCGACATGTTCCGCTACCTCGACTCCACGAAGGTCAACCAGGTTCGGGCCGACATGCGCGCGCAGGTGAGCGGCCACCCGGCCTTCGAGGAGACCGCGCCCCCCGTGTTCATCGAGCACCTCCAGCGCGACCGGCGGCAGCGGGGAGCCGACCTGCCCCCGCCCGAGGGTGAAGTGATCGACCTGCACGAGGAGTTCCGGGGCACCTACCCCTGGTACCTGACGGCCCGCGACTTCCTGATGCGCTCCCGCATCCGCCCGCACCTGATCAGCGGGGTCGAGTTCCAGATGGCCGTGTTCATCGTCGGCCCGGCGGCCGGGCACCTGGCCGCCCCGGTCGCCGTCGCCGGAATCGGCCTCCTCGTCTTCGAGGTGTTCGTCGTCCACAAACTGCTCCTCTCCACCCGGGACTTCACCCAGACCATGCGGCGCCTGGACGCGGTGCCCCCGCCCCGCGGCCCGGTCGAGGGGCCGCTCAGGGACTCCACCGGAGCCGATGCGGGCGCCTGCGCTGCCGCCGTGGCGGGCTGA
- a CDS encoding phosphodiester glycosidase family protein has product MSAVGLRRNRRTSARVVGALFSVGVLLLPSAFPDRFGPDRVERYAMAAGARLTVVDSPARSVVYRLAEAAVGAGSLSLLGDGLSRRRPLSSMAREAGPDLVAAVNGDFFDIHGGGVPLGPVIRDGELLKGSADPVRAVGTDSRGRLRKGHVQLTGTLTAGGTAYPLSCLNCLSPESGLTVYTPDWGPGPRPARHGLPVRQFAVSAGRVVEARTGVDGRPVPAGGFLVVAAGESALATAAVGPGTAVSFTAGQKPRKRPWALAIGYRGTLLRHGRIPAFRNTPRYRIREPRTALGWDEAGRRLWLLVVDGRSSHSAGLTVAQTARLLQLHGVRNAVMLDGGGSAEMLARTSSRVLRIVNDPSGGEERPVPNGLALLSPPRRQRRRPHRLRWSP; this is encoded by the coding sequence ATGTCCGCAGTCGGTCTCCGCCGCAACCGGCGCACGAGCGCCCGGGTCGTCGGCGCGCTCTTCTCGGTGGGAGTGCTCCTGCTGCCGTCGGCGTTCCCGGACCGCTTCGGACCGGACCGGGTGGAGCGGTACGCGATGGCGGCGGGGGCCCGGCTCACCGTCGTCGACAGCCCGGCCCGGTCCGTGGTGTACCGCCTGGCCGAAGCCGCCGTGGGCGCCGGCTCGCTCTCCCTGCTGGGGGACGGGCTCTCGCGGCGCCGCCCGCTGTCGTCCATGGCCCGGGAGGCGGGGCCGGATCTGGTGGCCGCCGTGAACGGCGACTTCTTCGACATCCACGGTGGCGGTGTCCCGCTGGGCCCGGTGATCCGTGACGGCGAGCTCCTCAAGGGCTCGGCCGATCCGGTGAGGGCCGTCGGAACGGACAGCCGGGGGCGGCTGCGCAAGGGACACGTGCAGCTGACGGGGACGCTGACCGCCGGGGGCACGGCCTACCCGCTGAGCTGCCTCAACTGCCTCTCCCCCGAGTCGGGACTCACCGTGTACACGCCCGACTGGGGCCCGGGGCCGCGGCCCGCGCGGCACGGCCTACCGGTCCGCCAGTTCGCCGTCTCGGCGGGACGCGTGGTGGAGGCCCGTACGGGGGTCGACGGCCGGCCGGTGCCGGCGGGCGGCTTCCTCGTGGTGGCGGCGGGGGAGAGCGCGCTGGCCACGGCCGCGGTCGGCCCGGGTACGGCCGTCTCCTTCACCGCGGGCCAGAAGCCCAGGAAGCGGCCCTGGGCGCTGGCCATCGGATACCGGGGGACGCTGCTGCGACACGGCAGGATCCCCGCCTTCCGGAACACCCCCCGCTACCGGATCCGCGAACCCCGGACCGCGCTGGGCTGGGACGAAGCCGGCCGGAGGCTGTGGCTGCTCGTCGTGGACGGGCGGTCCTCCCACTCGGCCGGACTGACCGTCGCGCAGACCGCACGGCTGCTGCAGCTCCACGGGGTGCGCAACGCCGTCATGCTCGACGGCGGCGGGTCGGCCGAGATGCTCGCCCGGACCTCGTCGCGCGTCCTGCGGATCGTGAACGATCCCTCCGGGGGCGAGGAGCGGCCCGTGCCCAACGGTCTGGCCCTGCTCAGCCCGCCACGGCGGCAGCGCAGGCGCCCGCATCGGCTCCGGTGGAGTCCCTGA